CCTGCGACCTCGGTTGCCGGCGTTTCGAGTAAGGCGATCGAAGGACGGTCGCTCGGCCAGATCGCGTGGCTCCGGTTCAAGCGGGACAAAGTCGCGATCGCGAGCGCCTTCATCCTGCTGATCATCGTGGCTTTTGCCTGTCTCGCACCGTTGATCAACCGGTGGGTGGGCGTCAACCCGTTCAGCGACGATGTCGGCATCCTGAACTTCAACACCGGCATCGGTACGCCGGTCGGTCACTTCGGCGGCATCAGCGCCGCGCACCCGTTCGGGGTCGAGCCGATCAACGGCCGGGACCTGCTCGCCCGGATCGACGTCGGCGCCCGCTACTCGCTGATCATCGCGTTCGCCGCCACCTTGCTCTCGGTCATCCTCGGCACGCTGTTCGGCTCGATCGCCGGATACTTCGGCGGCGCGGTCGACACGGCAATCAGCCGGATCATGGACATCCTGCTCGCGTTCCCACAGCTGATCTTCGCGATCGCGATCGCGGCCGTGATCGAGACGACGCCCTCCGGCGGCGGGCTGTGGACACACGTCTTCCTGCTGATCGCGATCATCGGCTTCTTCAGCTCGCCGTACTTCGGCCGGATCATCCGCGGCCAGGTCATCTCGCTGCGGGAGAAGGAGTTCGTGGATGCGGCCCGGGGGATCGGGGCCCGCAGCACTTACATCATGTTCCGCGAGCTGCTACCGAACATGTACGGCCCGATCCTCGTCTACTCGACGCTGATCATTCCTACCAACATCTTGTTCGAGGCGGCGCTGTCCTACCTCGGCGTGGGCATCCCGTTGCCCACCCCGTCATGGGGCAACATGCTCTCGGACGCCACCGGCAGCAACATCTACCAGATTGACCCGTGGTTCGCCGTGTTCCCCGGAATGGCCATCTTCATCACGGTGATGGCGTTCAACCTCTTCGGTGACGGACTGCGGGATGCCCTCGATCCACGGAGCAACCGCTGAGGCGCCACAAGCGCAAGGCGACCCCAATCGGCCCGGCGATGAGCGCCGGACCAGCGACAAGGAAGGAACCGCGACCGGATATGCCTGGAAAATCATGGGCGCTCAAGGGAGGGGTCGCATTAGCGGCGCTCGCCCTCGGTGCCACCGCCTGCGGCAGCAGTAGCAGCGGTGGTGGCGGGGGATCGCCTTCTGCCTCCCCCAGCTCTTCGTCGGCAACCGTTCAAGGCAACCCACAGGGCACCGGCGGTGGTTTCGCTTCGAAGGTGCCGCTCAACCCGTCGACGGCGAAGGGCGGCACGCTGAACGTCGGCGTGGCCGGCGACGTCGACTACATGGACCCGGCGCGTACCTATTACGCGTTCAGCTGGGACATC
The genomic region above belongs to Mycobacteriales bacterium and contains:
- a CDS encoding ABC transporter permease translates to MTAPLDVAGDVSEAVPATSVAGVSSKAIEGRSLGQIAWLRFKRDKVAIASAFILLIIVAFACLAPLINRWVGVNPFSDDVGILNFNTGIGTPVGHFGGISAAHPFGVEPINGRDLLARIDVGARYSLIIAFAATLLSVILGTLFGSIAGYFGGAVDTAISRIMDILLAFPQLIFAIAIAAVIETTPSGGGLWTHVFLLIAIIGFFSSPYFGRIIRGQVISLREKEFVDAARGIGARSTYIMFRELLPNMYGPILVYSTLIIPTNILFEAALSYLGVGIPLPTPSWGNMLSDATGSNIYQIDPWFAVFPGMAIFITVMAFNLFGDGLRDALDPRSNR